ATTTCAGTCTGCAGGGTGTTTAGGCTGTATGCCAAAGACTTACTCAGGTATGTCACGTACTTTTGCTTGCATGTATACCTGTATGTGAACCAGCGCATCGTTGAACAGTATGAACCAGTGGTTGGAGAAGCGCCCGGCGCCCTGCAGGGTCAGAGTTCGGTTGCTGCTTTCACATAACACGCGACGCTGCGGGAGACGCAGAACCTCCTGAAATCACATGTGTGTTCATGTTCACTGTTGAAAGCTTGACTTCTCTGCCATCGTTAAGCATCAATCACAGAAGTgatctaatatcaacaggaagtgacctgttttcaacaggaagtgacccggaagtggcctaaaatcaacaggaagtgccctgatttcaacaggaagtgacccggaagtaacctaaaatcaacaggaatgacccgatttcaacagaaagtgacccgtatcaacaggaagtgagcccgaagtgacctaatttcaacaggaagtgaccaaatttcaacaggaagtgacttgctTTCAACAGAGTGACCCTTACTCCAATGCTTACTCGATTCCTCAAGCTTTAATACTCTTGCTTATTCAATTTGTCATTCCTTACGccattgctactcgattctacGCTCCTTACTTTATTGCTTACTTGCTCCTTCCTCCATtgtttacttgatttcttccttgtttacttgtttctttctttctaatttatttttttgctatttttctttcttcaactgcttctagatttctgtatgaattcaaaccattccaaatgTAGCATGTTCAGATCATTCTAGGTCATTTTATAGCATTCCaggtcattcaatatcattcaatattattcctAATCGTTCCACAGGTTTTCAATCAGCCATACAGctttcacatgcaatttctccagaaattgcattttctaGTGTCATTTGTGAAAATAATGATTTGAAAAGGTTAATAATGTTCATTTCACTTCAGACATGTGACACCAGTGCAATAAAACTGGTTGACAGTCACACCCTTTTAAGACACTGCTAGTTAAAGGAGGATGCAACTGACACCATAAAATTAACACCCTTCTCCAATAGTAATTAACTAGTTAATCTTTGGCTGTCagtcaaaactgagcattatcTTATGCAAGCGACCACTAAGTATATGAAATTATCAAGTTTTCTCGCACTACcaattatttcaaaatgacAAATTGCAACAGGTCACAACAATGACAGGTTGCACTCACCATGTTTTTCCCAGAGTGAGTCTTCCAAAAGAGGAAAGTGGCTTCAGCCTCCTTCTTCCTCCTCAGTAGTGTCGCAGAGAGCTGCTCGTACTGCATACCGCTCTGATGGAGGGACTGATACTCTGCTGTAAGCTAgggggcaataaaaaaagacagttgATAGTTGCTTACATGTCAAAATGTGTACCATAGAAAAAGTGAGTCTGATGTTAATCGTGTTATTCTTGATCAGACAGGAAAGATCATGTTTATCAAGCAAACCGGCATCAACACATTTGACTTGATATCGATGTGTGACAGCAAAATGTTGGCCTCACCACGTCATAGCAGGATTCCAGTGTGAGCAGGACTCGACTGTACTGCAGGAGCTGCTGCGTAGGCCAGTACAACAAGGAACCCAGATCGGCATCGCCACTTACTGATGGGTCCAGTTCAGAAAGTTGGGCAAGTTTGGTCTGCTTAGAACCTAAACACTCACTGGACAACATACACACAGAGACACACAAAGTGTGTTATGGCAAATATGTGTGTATTTGTTAATAATTACAAAGAATCAAGAGGTGTCaaaaaatcaagatttttttttaaatcaaatccaGTCTAACTGAACCCACCAAATTCTCTTCTAGGACATTTCAAATTCATCCATCATCTGAACTGCCCATCCTCACGTGGGTCGCAATTTGACGTTAAGATGTATACACCAAATTAAATGCAACCAACCATCCCTACATATTAACAAATATGACACCCCAATCATAATCAAATAAAGAAAATTACAGTGAGAGTTTATGAAGCAACTGAAATCCACCCATGACCTGGAAGTCCCCTACAGTGCTGCAATACCTACATGGAAACAGACAAAATTAGCATAGTCAATAAAACTCCACAATGCAATAAGCATCTAGAAGTGGACCTTACTCGGTATAAATGTCAAGGAAGTGCTGAGTGTGCGTGAGCAGGTGAAGGGCAGCGACATCTCGACGTAGCACGTTGTGCAAGAAATGGGTGAGCGACGTCGAGTGTTGACCAATGAGGATGCTCAGACGAACAAAAGTTTTGTAGAGGGTGAGGAAGAGACGAGTGCAAGGCTCACTGAGGGATGGACGTGCATTTTCTGCAGGGaaacatgaacacgttttaGATAACAGCATCAGCATTCAAAGATATATGTTAGCATCATTAGGCTTGTAACTATGGAGGACCAGAACTGCtggcaaaaattaaaaaataaagaattattcaataaatagaaaaaataaaggtgaaaataaatacggatataaaaaatctaattaaaaaaataaatccaacaaaataaatataaatggaattatatatatatatatatatatatatatatatatatatatatatatacacacatacatacctaaataaataaaagtaaaaatacatacaaaaacaaaaaaatgagattctaaaaataaaaataaatgtaaaataaatgccaaaataaatacaaaatgtataaataccattaaatatcaatcaataaaaataaaaataaaaacgttctgCTCTCACAatgatttatttcatgctgcaggtcaaaatgttattcaaatgagggggtgcACCTAAGCATAtcatatttattgattgatatttaatttatttatatatttaatttcgCATTTATTTCATCATGTATTCTTGgcatagtttttatttcaattcatatttattttttgtatttaattgtatttttgaattatatttttcatatctgtttttatttccacttttatttattaagtcattgtttatttttaattttagcagTTTTGGTCCCCCATATGTAACAGTTCCCAGATGTCTCAATAACATTCCTGCTCTTGTCAAGGATATCGCACTTTAATTGAGtcaaatttatttgataaatacTCACTCACCTTTGTTGAAAACGGGCATAAGAAGCAGTTCCCTGACGCTGCTCAACCAGCAGTAAAACTTCCTCTCAACGGAAGCCAGCTCGTGGACGGCCAAGATAAGACCCGAGATGTTGTGGTTGGCCAGCAGCGCACATTTGTGACCACCACTGCACACGCTGCTGATGTAACCAATCTATGCACACAGACATCAACTTAATTAACAAACTGGAAGGTAATTGGTGTAGAGAATTTGTTTTATGTGTACTTTTATGCGCATTTGCACTTGTAATAAGAAAATAACATGGATGTTACATGCACATACACTTGCATTAAAGTGTTCTGTGCTTTCAAAaagcttttctttaaaaaaacaaaaacaaaaacaaaaaacactaattCAAAATCCACAACACTGCCAAGAAAGTCCCCATTCCTGCCAACAACCACACATTCCAGGCCAACACATTTCCATCGGCCCACACACACCTCCATGCAAAAAGGCATCAACGTGGGTCGGACTGTGTAACTTTCAGCCCTGTTGGGTGACCGCTGGCATGACCGGGTCCTCCGGCTGCTTGTCTCACTCTGCTTCGACCTCGGCTCTTGCCGTTGCCCGCAGTACAACAGCACGGGCTGGACATCGTCGCCGTCAGCCAAGAGGAGGGAGTGGCTCTGGCCCGCCGACACATCCCATGCACGAAGACCGTCGGGCAGCTACGGAGGCCACCCCGGGGGCAAAGAAGTACAGAAAAATGCATATTTAGTATCTTCCATGTTTAATCCATATTTTGGACATTTGCTGTTTACCCTTGTGACAAAGGACACGCATTATCATAGTGCAACTATTTAATAGCTCTAGATAAGGCACCAACCAATAAATCGGCTGTTAGCTCTtttaaaagcagcatttttccACCCTTTTTTATACATTAACATCACAAGACAAAGACTTTCAAacacctgcaaaaaaataaaaatacattccttTCTCTTTAGAttaagattttgtttttatgtcttTGAAGAAATGTAAGAACTTGTCctctaattaatttaattaaaggtgaagtcaacacaaaaatgatctttacaataatatacatTAAGCACCCCCACAAGCGTAAACACggcatctcagtgggcggccattttgccacttgctgtcgactgaaaatggcatcacagttgctcagggctcaggtaacaaccaatcacagctcaacttgcGATTAGgaatgaatgtcacatgaccaagttGAGATGTGACTGGCCATTCTCTGAGCAATGATGATGTCTTTtacaatcaacaggaagtgacaaaatggccgctccctgagatggataaaaatgggtggacttTGCTActtaagtcatattccacaaacccaatattaatcagaataccgtgtttagactattgggttgcatagaacatattgtaaagaaaatttttggTTCAACTTCCCCTTAACAAACTGCACCAATAAGCATAATTTAATAgtaattattatataatattaattCATAAACAAGGCAGACAAACAAATTAATGAAGACATAAAATGCATTTAACACAtatgaataaaaatgtatagcaatagaacagcaTATAAAAACGACGTCAAACATGACtaataaatcaaaaatattgATTATACCTTAGTCTGCTGCGGGACAGTAACAGGACTGTTGACGTGACCGAGTTGTCCACACATGTTGCTGCCCCATGAGTAGACCTGCAATACAAGTTTGCTTGGTATGCAATGTTGTACAGAATGTGTAAGAATGTTTtagttttaacatttatttttgtgtgtaagtgagagagggggaaaagaagaagaagttgtgacagctaaggttaAGGTTTCGGGTGACGAGAAAGCATTAGTTAAGCTTCCGAGTGTGACACTTACCTGGCACCGAGCGGTGAGAGCCAGTGAATGGTGTGATCCTGCGGCGACTTTGATCACTTCCTCGCCTGTCAGACACTTAATACAAAGAGGCTGGAGTCTGGGaacgaacacacacacaatgctaAATGAATACATCTTAGACAGAATCGCTATTTTTTGAAAGGAAATGTGTTCGACACAGCTCTGAATCGGATCCCTGTGCAACTACTCAGACCTGGCCAGCTGATCTCCATGGCCCAGTTGGCCCTCCGACCCTCTGCCCCAGCTCCACACCTCCGTCTCCAAGGACGGAAACCCATCCTCCGACAAAGAAGATGGCTTGCTTCCACAATGTTGTTGTCGCCTTGTGGTTGCTAGAGGGAGGGGCGGAAAAAAAGCATGTGAGCCAATGGAGAATAGAAGCTATTATGGCCGAAATGATTAATTGAATAACTTGAATATttctattacaaaaaaaaaaaaaaaaaaaagccgaagcAAAATCTCAAagcttagtttgtctagtccaagggtcagcaacctttcctatCGAAAGAGccatttaggccaaataaataagcaaaaatgtgtctggcagcacaaaacatttgaagactgTAATGAAGGAAACAGTGTGTAAAAcgagctgcaccataacaaaaatatgacagCAGCATTCATTCTTCTAACTTTGGTCTtcagattttttaatttttatttatttattttcatttatttctaaatttattttgggaggGTGCTGTTATTTTTCAGACTTCATTTTTCATATatgtttagacttttctgcctttctgtcacaTTTCTGACATTCTTTGCACTCTcatgcaattttgtggacattttatggcaattcgtgggatttcttttgtttgtggacattttattgttattttttgaatgttttttttcctacctattttttttaaaataaaatttctgacttttttgcaATTCAAAAGATATTTCATGGTAatttttgccttttgttttttgacattttatggtgactttaaacacttttttttctccttttttatttaattataatttttgtgaatttcatggacattttatggtaattaaaaaatatatatatatatttataccttTCGTCtctctttctgacaacttaaaaatttggaatttttttaattatttgctgtttatataaatcattaattcatttcatttaaagaatattgtttttacaaaagtaaaataaatattaataataataataataataataataataataacaacaacaacaataatttctacttttttttttttaaagagctcaacAGTGGGGCACAGGAGAGTGACCAAAGAGCCACGtgtggctccagagctgcaGGTTGCAGCCCCCTGGTggagtcactcttattttgtagtcgctatgcagttactatgtcccttatgatgataatcCTGCTAATTCCAATGCAGCTGCTCCAGTCTTGTACATTATTAGTAACTCTTATTTTGTTGTATAAGCCTTTAATCTGTCTTTAAAAGCCACACACACTCAATGTCGCAGATCCTACAGTGAAGAATGTGAGGACAGCGACAACATAACAGAAGTAATAGGGAGTCAAAATTCGACCAAAGTCTTCCCATGACGGCTCAGTGACATAATCCGTGCAGCGTGTTCTCGGTCCACCCCAGGTCAGCAGCTCTACATTGGACTCACTAAAGATATTTGAACTCTTCACCTTCATATCTAAGCTAAATCACACGACCCTGCAGGGGCTACTGATCGGTCAATTTGCAGGCAGAGGCACGAGGGGACATTGCTTCTCTACAACAGCTGCGAACTGTCCTAAAATCTATTCGGGGCCACAGCTAGAGAagatagaaataaataaagaccaAGGAACTGAAAAACTATTGTGGGTATCCACAAAATGAGAACTGTCTCAATGTGACAGAATGTTGGTTGGCATGTTTTATCcacataaaacatacaaaacttTTGACAATTTCTTTATCTTCACCACAATAAGAACAATATTTACAAACAACAACTATGGCTATTTTCAATTGTTAATCACGTTGCTCTTACGATTACCTACCATGGGTGGGTGTTCCAGGTAGGGAGAATCTCCTGCTTCCTGTTTGGCCTTTCTGGTTAATGTCTGTTAGACTGGAGCTCTTGTGCTCCAGCATGACTTTTTTCTTCCACAGGGGGCCCTCTTCCAAGGCCACAAGAGAGGAGGACCGGACCACTTCACTGTTGGAGTGGGAGAAGGTTAAGAATGTTGTGCAATACAAATACAatccaaaaaatatttcacatcatTCGAAATGTTACCTATCTGAGTCACTACATGTCTTGGGAAAACTAAACAGGCTTCAtgttgaaaaattaaaaacaacatattcACACACAGAGATTTTACAACCAATTGTACAAAGCTcaacaaaaacatgtcaaaGAAATTCCATTAAGACACTTGAAtagttttaaattttacaacaAAACGTATTAAAATCTTGTTAATCTTGGAGAAAATTTGTGTTTGAATTTGCTGTTATTGGATTTTGAAATGACAACATATTTGTTCACATCTTACCTAAATGTCAAATCATTTTCGCAACTTGTGTGTAGCAGATCATTGGAAGGAGTTGAGGAAACATTACTATcatctggattaaaaaaaagaaaaaaaagatagcaTGGAAGGAAGGTTAGCAAACCAGAaagaacaaacaacaaaaagatcACTCATAtgatatttgatattttatgatCCACCCACCGGAGGTGTGACTGCTCAGTGAGTCGGCATCTCCGAGCCTTCTGCTACGTTGCATCTCTAATGAGTGACCGGAGAGTTTCTGGAGGAGGTTGTGAAACTCCTGCTCATTAGGCAAAGCAGGTTTCTTTTTATCTGTCAAGGCTGGCAGCGGGTATGATGTAGTGCAGCTGTCCGTCTGGGTTAGCGGGTCAGCGTGTTCATCAGGCTCAGTCTCCGTAAACGTCAGAGGAACATTCCTAAGGTGCggaataaaagtggaaaaaaaataggtgaGAGAAAGAAGCAGGAATGCAACATTTTGAAATACTTTACTCTTTATTGTCAGATATGCTGTAGGAGTATGGACATAGATCAGCTTGAGATTCATGTCCAATGCCAGCTGGCCGGAATCTTTGTTGTAGTCTGGAGTGTCTTCTGGCTGAAgtctaagaataaaaaaaataaaaaaaacacagaatgcTTCTGCATGTGTCTGGTTTTTGGATAAAGTGTTTGATCAGTTTCAACCTCTGCTCTCATGCTTTCGGTTAGCTCCACCCCAAGTGGACAGTAGTGCACATCTTCAACAGCAAAAGTCTCGTCCCACTTCGATGGCCGCCTCTCTCGTGCTTTCGGAGTATTGGTGTTTTGTAGATGTAAACAACGGACCAGAGCCAAGCTGTGGTAGGCCCCACAAGCCACCTGGTAGACATAACAACCAGAATACTGGAAACATCCTGAAGATTCCTTTTGAAAGTTTAGATGACGCTATAGGGAAGAGAGAATGTACCTGAATCACATGCCGGCCTGACAAGTGTTCCACCTGGACCAAAGGCACAAATGTACttcatcaatgatgtcattattaatcatttattatttacttcCTATATGCCATTTGCTTGTTCTCCCTGTGCTAGCGCAGGTTTTCTGcctttaaatatgacacaagctGTTGTTCGGCCTATTGTGTGCTTGAAATACAATTATAATATAaacaatatatttaaaacaaccacatagctgGCATTTAGTCCACTAGCTtaaggctaatgctaacataggCAATGATTAGCATCTATGTGGCTGTGTACCAACCAATATATGAACATAAGCGATGCAGGAACACGTACTGTCGACAGTCACATACTGTACAATATTCTTTATCGTCTGCAAAGAGCAAATAATGACTACATCAATCCCACATGAGTTCTAGGCAGGACACTCCCACTGCAATATGATTAGCTGCTGCCTGGCCTTGACACAGCCCCCAGGTGGCCTTTTTAACACTACTTATGTCcttattgtatctttttttaatataaagtaTCATTTATAATTTAAGTATATAAAAGGACACTATTTGAAAATACATGTCACGTGAAAACTTTAAAAGCTTAAATCCTTCTTCTATCTGTAATGTAGTGTTGCATCAAGTGACCTTTTGTGGTTTCCACACGGGGAAGTTGCTTGTGACAAGACCGAGTTGGCACCCACTGCCCCAGGCCCACAACTCGTTCTGGGCTGACAACGCCAGACTGTGTTCCCGTCCGCAGGCCAGATCCACGATCCGAACTGTCACGGGAGGAACCACCTCGCTGTCCACCACAGCCAGCGGGTATGGTTctgaaactaaaacaaaatgggAGTCAAACGCAGAGCCTCAAATATGCTATTTGAGACAGTTTGAGCGAAGAGGATTGATGcttccaaaaaaatatatatataaaataaaaaattgttaaattagGTGATGTCTAACCAGTCACGTTTGAGTCCGAATCCCCTTCAGTTGGCCCACATTGTCCTGCAGTGTTCTCCCCCCACATGTACACGGCTCCCTGCTCACTCAATGCTCCGCAATGAAAACCACCACAGGCCACATGGATCACGGCCGTCCCTCGCAGGGAGACCTCCAACAATGGAGCTGATGGCGGGACGCTGAGCCCCCTCCACAGCAGCTCTCCAAAAGAATACACGAGACCACcttggaggagaagaagaagtgaGTTTAtctaaaaaagtatttttgtgtgtttaaatgaGTGATTTGTAATAAAGAGATCCACAATCAACAGAAGTCAATTTACAGTTTTcctttacaaaataaacaataaaattgcTTTTTGAACATAGAAATCGTGTAGGAATTGGTCTTCTGCAAAGTGTTTTCCTACGTGATTAATGCATATCGTTGTATAAGTTATATGATAGATGAAATAATGTTTTCCATGATATTTTAATTTAGCTCATCGGAACATAATCTTACCCTGTGCCAGCAAGAGTCCATGATGTTCTCCCAGGGCCACCTGCAAAACACACTGCGACAGAAGCACCCTTTCTGGGCTAAGCGGCTCACTCGGTCCCCCTGACTGCCAAATGTGGAGCAGTCCTCGCTTTGGAGGGGCGCCGGCACACTCTTCTGCAAGGCTACAAATGtaattagtattaatatattATGCCTGACAAACCGTAGTAGCCTTGggaacaaaattgttttgatcCAATTGTAATTGGATTAGGCCAACACCTGCAAATGACTCAACAACAAGAACTGGATAACATAATGCACAACAGCGACGCAAGATTTCCAAACTCAGCATACCTTAGTTCAAAGGATTAACTCTGGCCATGTGCTTTTATGTAACACGGAAGCGTTAGGTCAAGTGGTGTTAGGAGTAGAAGACAAGAACCACTAGAAGTTATGTAAGAAAAGCAGTTAGGGGCTGTTGAAGCTGACTAAAAGTGTATTGTTTGGAGGGAAAAATGCAAACTTATAAAAACGCCAGCATTATCTTTCCTGTGTAAATACTGAAAGAATGTGCAAATTCATTCATGAATCTTTGAACACAGGGCTGTTGCCTGATAAAAGGTCTCCAGCTGTGCGTACATTGACTCAGAGATGCATTCCTCCCATAACTCAAATTCTCAACCCAAAAATATACAGAGTAAACACAGCTCTTGCACATAATTGCAATATCATTGGCATCCATCTATgttattgattattatttattttataaactttggcaagtaaataatacatttggtgTACACATACCTCTGTTGTTTGTTCTCCATCACTTCAGTATTCATCCACTCCAAAGGACAGGGAAGACATCTTTCATGCAGTGTCTTTGGTTTTAAGTTGGAAATCCTCTTTCATGTCTTAACAGCATCATGGCCAGCCAGTGTGAAGCTGTATATTGCCTATGGGAATGACACAGTACAGCTTTTAAAGATAATGTCATACAGAAAATGATTTAAATGGCCAGAAAACAACACATTACGAAACAAGATGTGTGATAACATGGGGTTTTATATAAGACGGATACTACTACCATTACTGACATGTCAGGACTATCACCAATATGCATCAAGTTGCTGCATGTTTGGTGCAAATGCTGTGCATTGCTCACTTTTGACACGCAagactaaaagaaaaaagaaaaaaaaaaacactctcaaAAATGTTTGCTGAAATATACACGGACATCTTCCAAGTGAGGCTAACTGGTCTACTTAAGTGTTCTTTTGCATTATAGACCAAGCCTTGTTTCGCTCAGTATTATATCGACACTTGACTAGCACAATGCTACCAAGGCTAAGCTAACTACGGTGAAAACTTACCAACTGTCAAGTGAACTCGGTACAAGGTTGCAGCGGTTtgtaatgagaaaaaaacaaacaaacaaataaactccGCGTAGTTGCGTGTGTGTCTGCGGTTGTAAAACCGGTGAGGAGAGTTAGTTGTTCAAATGTCAATCAGTGCAGCGAAGTCGAAGGCAGAAGTTGTGACAGCTGAGTTCAGCAATGTTGTTGTTGGGAGCAACAGGCTACTACGGCGACCCGCTAGGGTCAAACTTTACTGTCGCCACTTATAAATTAGGTTACTTTAAAGGTAAACAACGTTTGCTGGAGGGACATGTGGgattttataaaacaaacagaTGAACCAGGTCGTTTGTAAATGAATttgaaatcttaaaattaaaaggtaaatgtgtttaaaaatatataaagttgTTGAcatccaaataaaaataattcatctatatttatatatagatatgtgtgtgtgtgtgtgtgtgtgtgtgtgtatatatatatatatatatatatatatatatatatatatatatatatatatatgtgtgtatatatatatatatatatatgtgtgtatatatatatatatatatatatatatatatatatatatatatatatatatatatatatatatatatttcatgttttgtatttcagttttatttctgttttaaaCTCAATAAACTAATCAGTTATTcattaagatgttttttttgttgttttttttaaatattattctcTGCTCATTGAAaatcattggactttggatcattgtaatttgatttgtgattattattttggtttcaaaatgtgatgaaatgtcatttgactactaTGACAATCAGCCTGGTAGTGGTTTGCacgctagtcacaggcaaaagcaatacgaTACGCTGTTTGTTTTCATCGTGTAAAGGAAACATTTGCATTGCGGAAAATCAGAAATGCGTGACAGTGTTCGGACTTGTCAGTTGAGAACATTTCCTCATTTACAATCACAACCTGGAAGCaagagaaaaaatacttttactctACTAAATGAATGTAATATTATGAGACGTGTCAGAAAAATCCGAAGCAGGTGTCACAAAATGTATACAGTAGGCCtatttcaaatccaaacaaGTTTTTCCTTTCGAAAAAACCTCCCTGGCATTCTTTTCCCCGCCTTCTCTGCCACCCCTTCATGGACTAGTCCTGAAAGGATTCTTCTGTCTCCTTGATAACTACCTAACAACCAGATTGGGAGGTTGCTCAAGCGTGGCAATGTTCTTCTCAGCCAGGAACTGTCAGGTGCTCAAGGTAATGTGAGCAGGGGCATTGTCATGGACACGGTGAACAGACATCTCACCTCTTTCCGTGAAAACAACGGCATCTCTTTGGAATGGAAAAAGTCAATGaatcataaatgttttttgtacttGTACGATTTAAGAAGAGAGCAGGCTGTAGGTGCTCAACAATGGGTTAAATGGACCTGTTTTAATGTCATGTGTGTGTACAGAGCCACTACATGAATTGACAAAATGTAATAGTTGCTTAATATAgtaacataatttctaaattggccaaaatgagtAGCCGCTTGCTTTGTTGCAACGCCCTCACTGATAGTTCTGGTGAAGTGAGGGCGGAGCAACATTGAACAGTAAGTCTGAAGTTTTTTATGAACAACTCAAGATAACAACTTTAGCAGTATGCTAGTGAACACTC
The Festucalex cinctus isolate MCC-2025b chromosome 11, RoL_Fcin_1.0, whole genome shotgun sequence DNA segment above includes these coding regions:
- the LOC144030843 gene encoding alsin-like isoform X5, whose product is MNTEVMENKQQSLAEECAGAPPKRGLLHIWQSGGPSEPLSPERVLLSQCVLQVALGEHHGLLLAQGGLVYSFGELLWRGLSVPPSAPLLEVSLRGTAVIHVACGGFHCGALSEQGAVYMWGENTAGQCGPTEGDSDSNVTVSEPYPLAVVDSEVVPPVTVRIVDLACGREHSLALSAQNELWAWGSGCQLGLVTSNFPVWKPQKVEHLSGRHVIQVACGAYHSLALVRCLHLQNTNTPKARERRPSKWDETFAVEDVHYCPLGVELTESMRAETSARRHSRLQQRFRPAGIGHESQADLCPYSYSISDNKENVPLTFTETEPDEHADPLTQTDSCTTSYPLPALTDKKKPALPNEQEFHNLLQKLSGHSLEMQRSRRLGDADSLSSHTSDDSNVSSTPSNDLLHTSCENDLTFSEVVRSSSLVALEEGPLWKKKVMLEHKSSSLTDINQKGQTGSRRFSLPGTPTHATTRRQQHCGSKPSSLSEDGFPSLETEVWSWGRGSEGQLGHGDQLARLQPLCIKCLTGEEVIKVAAGSHHSLALTARCQVYSWGSNMCGQLGHVNSPVTVPQQTKLPDGLRAWDVSAGQSHSLLLADGDDVQPVLLYCGQRQEPRSKQSETSSRRTRSCQRSPNRAESYTVRPTLMPFCMEIGYISSVCSGGHKCALLANHNISGLILAVHELASVERKFYCWLSSVRELLLMPVFNKENARPSLSEPCTRLFLTLYKTFVRLSILIGQHSTSLTHFLHNVLRRDVAALHLLTHTQHFLDIYTEYCSTVGDFQVMGGFQLLHKLSLECLGSKQTKLAQLSELDPSVSGDADLGSLLYWPTQQLLQYSRVLLTLESCYDVLTAEYQSLHQSGMQYEQLSATLLRRKKEAEATFLFWKTHSGKNMEVLRLPQRRVLCESSNRTLTLQGAGRFSNHWFILFNDALVHIQRAAPPKILFSTHRVYPVNLLWVKPLPENNSGCYAIKMSCPEETFILAAATPQEKNKWLHFLNQEVDRVLSGGGQGSSPGITAMSRTASYTFTGEGRFKDAQYTGSWLAGRVHGRGTMRWQDGRTYTGNFKNGLEDGYGECMIPDKLLNKAGCYQGHWRDGKIHGFGIYRYATGEVYEGCFNDGQRHGYGMLRSGKMDKTSSGVFIGQWVCDKRTGYGVYDDITRGEKYMGMWLDDERHGSAVVVTQHGVYYEGSFRENKMSGPGLLVSDDDTAFHGEFSEDWTANGKGVLSLANGDTLEGHFSGEWSAGLKVDGVYTKLAADEIEDKDRKNLMLGQYVVAADVRWVCVFDECWRRLGSDVAGRGERTTAWENIAVYISSARRRHSPDLSRSQSKVLECLECIPHHADSVTTTSYDNIRKYLTKACETPFHPLGWLVETLVTVYRMTYLGVESNHRLLREAVKEVQAYIKHLYDIVRFLFPGLPDDGSVLPDTPISPCRIRYSSFSEEPSFVSVVSCSTLLLPLLLPQLYQPLFVLYCLHDEQQEAQYWEHIIRLNKQPDQSLLSFLGVQQKFWPKWMSVLGEKKQIVSSSKDVSFGGAVETLQQISTTFTPSDKLLVIQNTFEELTQEIKPMQDGDFLWCMDDLLPLFLYIVLRARIRNLGAEVSLIEDLMDPNVQHGELGLMFTTLKACYMQIQLESTI